In Primulina eburnea isolate SZY01 chromosome 5, ASM2296580v1, whole genome shotgun sequence, a single window of DNA contains:
- the LOC140831444 gene encoding uncharacterized protein: MAPTRRANQDASRAPEENNTRLSGAGGPPPNDPQPTIHLTPEELKKIITDAVNMADARKAASHQASQHEQQRKQAQEEERREEERESAGSKSPTIAGELEELRKKVKALEGQAVSKGGISVIKGCPFSDIIIREPLPGHFKSAKIKDYDGSSDPEEHLARFENMAMLHCYEDPIKCKVFLTTLVDSAQRWFEGLAPQSICCFEDFQKVFLHQFSSSKKYKKTAFSLFEVKQRQDETLRAYLKRFNRVALDVPTCAPETKTTAFMQGLWEGDFFRSLTKKLPENFEDLLSRAEKYINMEEAQNQKREALKRARGDRTYKTEERAPKKSGGGHFPHVPLKIARDREIQECRSNEVLPPRSEVRISKPEQKRARKARGRRECLEVDNKRRDEPIISFGPEDLRGVSLPHNDALVIQARIANYDVLRIFVDNGSSVNIIFKDALIQMDLHEYQLETVETALFGFAGHAVYPEGEIALPLTLGTET, from the exons ATGGCTCCTACTAGAAGAGCAAACCAAGACGCCTCTCGAGCCCCAGAGGAAAACAATACACGTCTCTCTGGCGCAGGTGGTCCCCCCCCTAATGATCCTCAACCCACCATTCATTTGACTCCCGAAGAATTGAAGAAAATCATAACCGATGCTGTCAACATGGCTGACGCAAGAAAGGCTGCTTCTCACCAGGCCAGTCAACACGAACAGCAGCGTAAGCAAGCACAAGAAGAAGAGAGAAGGGAAGAAGAAAGGGAAAGCGCAGGTTCTAAATCTCCCACCATCGCTGGAGAATTGGAAGAATTAAGAAAAAAAGTGAAAGCATTGGAAGGGCAGGCTGTCTCCAAGGGCGGTATTTCTGTAATCAAAGGCTGCCCATTCTCTGACATCATCATCCGGGAACCACTTCCCGGGCATTTCAAGTCGGCAAAAATCAAAGATTACGATGGGAGCTCTGACCCTGAGGAACACCTCGCGCGTTTCGAAAATATGGCCATGTTGCACTGTTATGAAGACCCAATCAAGTGTAAAGTATTTCTTACCACTCTGGTCGATTCCGCACAGAGATGGTTTGAAGGGTTGGCACCACAAAGCATCTGCTGCTttgaagattttcaaaaagtGTTCTTGCATCAATTTAGCAGCAGTAAAAAGTACAAAAAGACCGCCTTCAGTTTATTCGAAGTAAAGCAAAGGCAAGATGAAACCCTGAGGGCTTATCTCAAAAGATTCAATCGGGTGGCCCTTGATGTGCCGACCTGTGCACCCGAGACAAAAACCACCGCATTTATGCAAGGGTTATGGGAAGGGGATTTCTTCCGATCCTTAACCAAAAAACTGCCTGAAAATTTTGAGGATCTCCTGTCACGAGCGGAGAAATATATCAATATGGAAGAAGCGCAAAACCAGAAAAGAGAGGCCTTGAAAAGAGCGAGAGGAGATCGGACTTACAAAACTGAAGAAAGAGCTCCTAAGAAAAGTGGTGGGGGTCATTTTCCCCATGTGCCTTTAAAAATAGCTCGGGACAGAGAGATTCAAGAGTGCCGGTCAAATGAGGTCCTTCCTCCCCGTTCCGAGGTCAGAATCTCCAAGCCAGAACAAAAAAG GGCAAGGAAGGCGAGGGGTAGGAGGGAGTGTCTAGAAGTTGATAACAAGAGAAGAGACGAGCCGATTATAAGCTTTGGACCAGAAGATCTCCGAGGAGTGAGTTTACCTCACAATGATGCGCTGGTCATTCAGGCCCGCATCGCCAACTACGACGTGTTAAGAATTTTCGTGGATAATGGGAGCTCTGTCAATATTATCTTCAAAGATGCCCTCATCCAAATGGATCTGCATGAATACCAGCTGGAAACTGTGGAAACCGCCCTGTTCGGGTTTGCTGGTCACGCTGTGTATCCAGAGGGAGAAATTGCTCTACCCCTGACTCTGGGCACCGAGACTTGA